Proteins encoded in a region of the Rutidosis leptorrhynchoides isolate AG116_Rl617_1_P2 chromosome 9, CSIRO_AGI_Rlap_v1, whole genome shotgun sequence genome:
- the LOC139865818 gene encoding uncharacterized protein isoform X2 — protein MYNRVIEGFLKAVKKLTLLIAVMDFQINPSHILSTIFQFEDSRKVQKTGDGEPNQAAVFDSLELEPFNVDEISSPNTIEGASISSVHFYTPNGSRYFIPEVQTTYKPVVGTMFNSVEEALVLYQGYAKKAGFSVRKYTAKRKANGDLSHRLFVCNRQGKPYKKTGVDSLQPAVQVDKSQEQNENVEGTSEQNIKKKPQRRRRNSNMKVTLLLCVSLLFSCDI, from the exons ATGTATAATAGAGTAATCGAAGGCTTCTTAAAAG CGGTTAAGAAACTGACTCTTCTGATAGCAgttatggattttcaaataaacccatCGCACATACTATCAACCATATTTCAATTTGAAGATTCACGCA AAGTTCAGAAAACTGGAGATGGAGAACCAAATCAAGCAGCCGTTTTTGACTCACTTGAACTGGAACCCTTTAATGTTGATGAAATCTCGAGCCCTAATACAATCGAAG GTGCATCTATTTCAAGTGTTCATTTCTACACACCTAATGGGAGCAGATACTTCATACCTGAAGTTCAAACAACATACAAACCGGTTGTAGGAACTATGTTTAATTCAGTTGAGGAAGCATTAGTGTTGTATCAGGGTTATGCCAAAAAAGCAGGTTTCTCTGTAAGAAAATACACGGCTAAACGTAAAGCAAATGGGGATTTATCTCATAGGTTATTTGTTTGCAACAGACAAGGTAAACCGTATAAGAAAACAGGTGTTGATTCATTACAACCGGCTGTACAGGTGGACAAAAGTCAAGAACAGAATGAAAATGTTGAAGGGACGAGTGAGCAGAATATAAAAAAGAAGCCACAACGTCGTCGACGAAACTCGAACATGAAAGTAACACTCTTATTGTGTGTTAGTTTGTTATTTTCCTGTGACATTTAA
- the LOC139865818 gene encoding uncharacterized protein isoform X5, translating to MYNRVIEGFLKDELDQLCIEEVQKTGDGEPNQAAVFDSLELEPFNVDEISSPNTIEGASISSVHFYTPNGSRYFIPEVQTTYKPVVGTMFNSVEEALVLYQGYAKKAGFSVRKYTAKRKANGDLSHRLFVCNRQGKPYKKTGVDSLQPAVQVDKSQEQNENVEGTSEQNIKKKPQRRRRNSNMKVTLLLCVSLLFSCDI from the exons ATGTATAATAGAGTAATCGAAGGCTTCTTAAAAG ATGAATTGGACCAATTGTGTATTGAAGAAGTTCAGAAAACTGGAGATGGAGAACCAAATCAAGCAGCCGTTTTTGACTCACTTGAACTGGAACCCTTTAATGTTGATGAAATCTCGAGCCCTAATACAATCGAAG GTGCATCTATTTCAAGTGTTCATTTCTACACACCTAATGGGAGCAGATACTTCATACCTGAAGTTCAAACAACATACAAACCGGTTGTAGGAACTATGTTTAATTCAGTTGAGGAAGCATTAGTGTTGTATCAGGGTTATGCCAAAAAAGCAGGTTTCTCTGTAAGAAAATACACGGCTAAACGTAAAGCAAATGGGGATTTATCTCATAGGTTATTTGTTTGCAACAGACAAGGTAAACCGTATAAGAAAACAGGTGTTGATTCATTACAACCGGCTGTACAGGTGGACAAAAGTCAAGAACAGAATGAAAATGTTGAAGGGACGAGTGAGCAGAATATAAAAAAGAAGCCACAACGTCGTCGACGAAACTCGAACATGAAAGTAACACTCTTATTGTGTGTTAGTTTGTTATTTTCCTGTGACATTTAA
- the LOC139865818 gene encoding uncharacterized protein isoform X4, which produces MYNRVIEGFLKVMDFQINPSHILSTIFQFEDSRKVQKTGDGEPNQAAVFDSLELEPFNVDEISSPNTIEGASISSVHFYTPNGSRYFIPEVQTTYKPVVGTMFNSVEEALVLYQGYAKKAGFSVRKYTAKRKANGDLSHRLFVCNRQGKPYKKTGVDSLQPAVQVDKSQEQNENVEGTSEQNIKKKPQRRRRNSNMKVTLLLCVSLLFSCDI; this is translated from the exons ATGTATAATAGAGTAATCGAAGGCTTCTTAAAAG ttatggattttcaaataaacccatCGCACATACTATCAACCATATTTCAATTTGAAGATTCACGCA AAGTTCAGAAAACTGGAGATGGAGAACCAAATCAAGCAGCCGTTTTTGACTCACTTGAACTGGAACCCTTTAATGTTGATGAAATCTCGAGCCCTAATACAATCGAAG GTGCATCTATTTCAAGTGTTCATTTCTACACACCTAATGGGAGCAGATACTTCATACCTGAAGTTCAAACAACATACAAACCGGTTGTAGGAACTATGTTTAATTCAGTTGAGGAAGCATTAGTGTTGTATCAGGGTTATGCCAAAAAAGCAGGTTTCTCTGTAAGAAAATACACGGCTAAACGTAAAGCAAATGGGGATTTATCTCATAGGTTATTTGTTTGCAACAGACAAGGTAAACCGTATAAGAAAACAGGTGTTGATTCATTACAACCGGCTGTACAGGTGGACAAAAGTCAAGAACAGAATGAAAATGTTGAAGGGACGAGTGAGCAGAATATAAAAAAGAAGCCACAACGTCGTCGACGAAACTCGAACATGAAAGTAACACTCTTATTGTGTGTTAGTTTGTTATTTTCCTGTGACATTTAA
- the LOC139865818 gene encoding uncharacterized protein isoform X6 encodes MYNRVIEGFLKEVQKTGDGEPNQAAVFDSLELEPFNVDEISSPNTIEGASISSVHFYTPNGSRYFIPEVQTTYKPVVGTMFNSVEEALVLYQGYAKKAGFSVRKYTAKRKANGDLSHRLFVCNRQGKPYKKTGVDSLQPAVQVDKSQEQNENVEGTSEQNIKKKPQRRRRNSNMKVTLLLCVSLLFSCDI; translated from the exons ATGTATAATAGAGTAATCGAAGGCTTCTTAAAAG AAGTTCAGAAAACTGGAGATGGAGAACCAAATCAAGCAGCCGTTTTTGACTCACTTGAACTGGAACCCTTTAATGTTGATGAAATCTCGAGCCCTAATACAATCGAAG GTGCATCTATTTCAAGTGTTCATTTCTACACACCTAATGGGAGCAGATACTTCATACCTGAAGTTCAAACAACATACAAACCGGTTGTAGGAACTATGTTTAATTCAGTTGAGGAAGCATTAGTGTTGTATCAGGGTTATGCCAAAAAAGCAGGTTTCTCTGTAAGAAAATACACGGCTAAACGTAAAGCAAATGGGGATTTATCTCATAGGTTATTTGTTTGCAACAGACAAGGTAAACCGTATAAGAAAACAGGTGTTGATTCATTACAACCGGCTGTACAGGTGGACAAAAGTCAAGAACAGAATGAAAATGTTGAAGGGACGAGTGAGCAGAATATAAAAAAGAAGCCACAACGTCGTCGACGAAACTCGAACATGAAAGTAACACTCTTATTGTGTGTTAGTTTGTTATTTTCCTGTGACATTTAA
- the LOC139865818 gene encoding uncharacterized protein isoform X3 — protein MYNRVIEGFLKVMDFQINPSHILSTIFQFEDSRNELDQLCIEEVQKTGDGEPNQAAVFDSLELEPFNVDEISSPNTIEGASISSVHFYTPNGSRYFIPEVQTTYKPVVGTMFNSVEEALVLYQGYAKKAGFSVRKYTAKRKANGDLSHRLFVCNRQGKPYKKTGVDSLQPAVQVDKSQEQNENVEGTSEQNIKKKPQRRRRNSNMKVTLLLCVSLLFSCDI, from the exons ATGTATAATAGAGTAATCGAAGGCTTCTTAAAAG ttatggattttcaaataaacccatCGCACATACTATCAACCATATTTCAATTTGAAGATTCACGCA ATGAATTGGACCAATTGTGTATTGAAGAAGTTCAGAAAACTGGAGATGGAGAACCAAATCAAGCAGCCGTTTTTGACTCACTTGAACTGGAACCCTTTAATGTTGATGAAATCTCGAGCCCTAATACAATCGAAG GTGCATCTATTTCAAGTGTTCATTTCTACACACCTAATGGGAGCAGATACTTCATACCTGAAGTTCAAACAACATACAAACCGGTTGTAGGAACTATGTTTAATTCAGTTGAGGAAGCATTAGTGTTGTATCAGGGTTATGCCAAAAAAGCAGGTTTCTCTGTAAGAAAATACACGGCTAAACGTAAAGCAAATGGGGATTTATCTCATAGGTTATTTGTTTGCAACAGACAAGGTAAACCGTATAAGAAAACAGGTGTTGATTCATTACAACCGGCTGTACAGGTGGACAAAAGTCAAGAACAGAATGAAAATGTTGAAGGGACGAGTGAGCAGAATATAAAAAAGAAGCCACAACGTCGTCGACGAAACTCGAACATGAAAGTAACACTCTTATTGTGTGTTAGTTTGTTATTTTCCTGTGACATTTAA
- the LOC139865818 gene encoding uncharacterized protein isoform X1, with the protein MYNRVIEGFLKAVKKLTLLIAVMDFQINPSHILSTIFQFEDSRNELDQLCIEEVQKTGDGEPNQAAVFDSLELEPFNVDEISSPNTIEGASISSVHFYTPNGSRYFIPEVQTTYKPVVGTMFNSVEEALVLYQGYAKKAGFSVRKYTAKRKANGDLSHRLFVCNRQGKPYKKTGVDSLQPAVQVDKSQEQNENVEGTSEQNIKKKPQRRRRNSNMKVTLLLCVSLLFSCDI; encoded by the exons ATGTATAATAGAGTAATCGAAGGCTTCTTAAAAG CGGTTAAGAAACTGACTCTTCTGATAGCAgttatggattttcaaataaacccatCGCACATACTATCAACCATATTTCAATTTGAAGATTCACGCA ATGAATTGGACCAATTGTGTATTGAAGAAGTTCAGAAAACTGGAGATGGAGAACCAAATCAAGCAGCCGTTTTTGACTCACTTGAACTGGAACCCTTTAATGTTGATGAAATCTCGAGCCCTAATACAATCGAAG GTGCATCTATTTCAAGTGTTCATTTCTACACACCTAATGGGAGCAGATACTTCATACCTGAAGTTCAAACAACATACAAACCGGTTGTAGGAACTATGTTTAATTCAGTTGAGGAAGCATTAGTGTTGTATCAGGGTTATGCCAAAAAAGCAGGTTTCTCTGTAAGAAAATACACGGCTAAACGTAAAGCAAATGGGGATTTATCTCATAGGTTATTTGTTTGCAACAGACAAGGTAAACCGTATAAGAAAACAGGTGTTGATTCATTACAACCGGCTGTACAGGTGGACAAAAGTCAAGAACAGAATGAAAATGTTGAAGGGACGAGTGAGCAGAATATAAAAAAGAAGCCACAACGTCGTCGACGAAACTCGAACATGAAAGTAACACTCTTATTGTGTGTTAGTTTGTTATTTTCCTGTGACATTTAA